Below is a genomic region from Dehalococcoidales bacterium.
AGGTCATAATTCTTTCCGCTCACCGGATCAACCCCCATTTCATAGCTGGACATGTTTACCCGGTGGTTTTCCTCGGCTTCCAGTAGCGGCGGGTCATGCGTCATGTTAAGGAATACTCTCAAGTGATCAACACTGGTAACGCAGCACCACAGCCTGCCCACGTCTACCCACAGGTCGTCTTCGTTCCTGGGTCCGTGCCGGTCTGGGGCAAGCTCAAAGGACCAGAGGTTATATGAATAAGGACTTTTTATGCTTTTCAGGAAGATGTCACGGGCAAATATCCGCGATGCCCCGGCTCCCTTCTCGTACCATCCGCCTGGGAGAGTCACCGGGAAGTGATGCTGTATGAGCTTGTTATAGCGCTGTACGGGATGGGATAACAGACTGGGGCCCTCGGCAATAACAGACGAGCGGGGGATGTTAACGGCAAAGCGGTCTTCAAATGCCGTTCCCCTGTAGCCGACGATGTGGAAGGTGGTGCCGCTTTTCTGCCCGTCAGGTCTCCAGAGTGCGGCCAGGGTCTCCGCCCTGCCGTTTACCGGCTGCTCCAAAAAGACAATCCAGATCTCGCGCCCCATGGTTTCGACACGAACCGAATATCCCTTACGGGTTAAGGCCAGTCCGGCAATCTTCATGCCCTCGCCGTATTTGCCCCTGGCCCAGTCCGGCTTGAGCTTGGGTGGGCCGAGCAGGAAGTCGGCCACGGCCACTCCCTTACCCTCATCACGGATATATAGCCCCTCTTCATCATAGCCCCAGGTGTAGCGCTCACTTTCGTCAAGAGCGTTCTGCACAATATCCCGGATGGCTTCCCACTCACCCCAGTCCTGGCGCCAGGTGGAAGTGGGGCCGATAATGATGAGCTGCCAGCCCCGGGGCTCCCAGTCCCTGCGGTACTCCTCCATGGTCAACACCTGCGGTGGTGCGGTCTTTACTACCATCAGATCCTCCTGTTTACCCGGGTGATTGCCGTCTGGAAGGCGTTATCCAGCTTTTCCCGGTAGCCGATATCGTCAATGGTATAGGCCAGAAACTCGGGGCTGTCCGCCAGGAAATCAAGGCTTGTTTTTTCTTTCGGGTGCGAGGGGCGAAGCTTGGTGGGAATCACTGCCGGCGGCTTACTACCAGTTATCGTCTGATGCCTGACATGGCCTGGCTTGCTTATCATCCCTGTGGATGACAGGTATTCATAGCGAGGGTATTCCAGAGCCGGGGGCGGCAGCTCTTTCGGCTTCGGCTTACCCAGCGCGGTGCGAGAGTACATCTTGAGCATGCCGCCCACAAAGAGCCCCATGACAGCCGCCGTAAGGGCAAGCTGCATGAAGCCGGTAATTCCAAGCGTCTCACCAGGCAAAGGGCCCTCTTCTCCCGTAGTATAATCAATCGACACGCTGTCACCTGACCCGATAGTCTCCGCTTCACCAGCGTTTACCTCCAGGAAGTATCTCACCGGCGTTTCCTCTGTGATGAGATAACCTGGCGGAGCGCCCAGGACGATATCCACCACCTGCAGCGCTTCGCTCATAAAGATGATGTCGATACTAAATAGCATGGCCGCCGTGGTGACCTGAACCGGTTGTTCACTGCCCAGGTCAAAGAGCATACCTGCGCCGGCAGGCGTCGACTCCAGTCCCGAGAGACCGGCAGCCAGTTCTTCCGGGGTTACCGCCACGCTAGCCAGCCACTGCTTTTCTCCGATCGTTACGGTTGCTGTTTGCATTGCGCTTTCCTCCTATCGCGACACGTGATCAATCCATCGTGCCGCCCACTTCTTCTCGTGAGAGGTGGTGATCTTATTCCGGTAGCTCTCCGGAGCCGTTTTCATGCCGGCCCGAAAGGCCGCTTTAGTTAGAGGCCCAAAGGGCAGCTTGTCATAGTTAGCCGCCGCGGTTTCTATTCGGTCGGTGTATTTTCGCCTCATGGCGTCGTAGCTTCTGAGCAGGTTTGCTCGGCCTTTAGTGGCGTGGGGGACCAGGGCCGGATTATCCCGTTCGTACTGTGCCAACCGGCTCCCCCAGTTCGGGTACGGCTCCGTTGGCCCGGTCTCCCGCGGCTCAAACTCCCGAATCAGCTCCTTGAAGAAATCATACTGTTCACGCTTTACCATTTCTCTCTCCTTTCGATTTATTCTCCTCCCATAGCTTATCGAACCACTGTCTCTGCTCCTCTCCGGAGACCTTACGGTATCTCATGGTAGTGGCGATGCTCTGATGGCCCAGGTGCTCCTGCAGCATCCGGATCCCATC
It encodes:
- a CDS encoding DUF192 domain-containing protein, which encodes MQTATVTIGEKQWLASVAVTPEELAAGLSGLESTPAGAGMLFDLGSEQPVQVTTAAMLFSIDIIFMSEALQVVDIVLGAPPGYLITEETPVRYFLEVNAGEAETIGSGDSVSIDYTTGEEGPLPGETLGITGFMQLALTAAVMGLFVGGMLKMYSRTALGKPKPKELPPPALEYPRYEYLSSTGMISKPGHVRHQTITGSKPPAVIPTKLRPSHPKEKTSLDFLADSPEFLAYTIDDIGYREKLDNAFQTAITRVNRRI